A single genomic interval of Aureliella helgolandensis harbors:
- a CDS encoding ABC transporter permease, with translation MMVDAKPKHPNYWLVFLTFARNSLVRDMMFRANFLLEAVSSLSWAIMNVGFYWIIFEHASSIGVNTGWGKYEFFVFMGTTWIINSIVQAFFMPNSEEFSELIRTGGLDFAMLKPMDTQFLVSLRKVNWSSLSNLLLGCVLLAISLSHLMHRPEHPWVFHPSILFLYPIYILCGVAILYSLMICLAATSVWLGRNQTLYDFWFYITNFSRYPMEIYSKGWGLPLLLLFTFIIPVLVVVNVPARMLAQPLSPRASWEWPLAGFTLLAAVLSVLGSRWVFTRALRSYRSASS, from the coding sequence ATGATGGTCGACGCAAAGCCCAAACATCCCAACTATTGGCTCGTTTTTTTGACCTTCGCGCGGAATTCTCTGGTGCGCGATATGATGTTTCGCGCCAATTTTCTGCTGGAAGCAGTCTCCAGCCTATCGTGGGCCATCATGAACGTCGGCTTCTACTGGATCATTTTTGAGCACGCGAGCTCGATTGGAGTCAATACCGGCTGGGGAAAATACGAATTCTTCGTGTTCATGGGAACCACTTGGATCATCAATTCGATCGTCCAAGCTTTCTTCATGCCGAACTCCGAAGAATTTAGCGAACTGATCCGTACTGGCGGGCTCGATTTCGCCATGCTCAAGCCCATGGATACCCAGTTTCTGGTGTCACTCCGAAAAGTGAACTGGTCGAGCCTGTCCAACCTCTTGCTGGGCTGTGTTCTCTTGGCAATCAGCCTCAGTCACTTAATGCACCGCCCCGAACATCCCTGGGTCTTCCACCCTTCCATCCTATTCCTTTATCCCATCTACATCCTCTGTGGAGTGGCAATTCTCTACAGCCTGATGATCTGCCTGGCGGCCACCAGCGTGTGGCTCGGACGCAACCAAACGCTATACGACTTCTGGTTCTACATCACCAACTTCTCTCGCTATCCCATGGAGATCTATTCCAAGGGATGGGGCTTGCCATTATTGCTGTTGTTCACCTTTATCATTCCGGTGCTGGTGGTGGTCAATGTGCCGGCGCGCATGCTGGCACAACCCCTATCCCCCCGCGCCAGTTGGGAATGGCCACTGGCCGGCTTCACCCTACTGGCGGCAGTACTGTCGGTACTCGGCAGTCGCTGGGTCTTCACGCGTGCTTTGCGATCCTACCGCAGTGCGAGTTCCTAG
- a CDS encoding DUF1501 domain-containing protein, with the protein MTQPNRRACLQTMLALGAGVGGAATWPHRLAAKMKSANTGRKLIVLWMPGGPSQLDTFDLKPGHENGGEFKELQTSVPGMRFSEHLPQLAKQAEHLALVRSMQTKEGDHSRGTYLIRTGQRPGAPLRYPSLPAALAKELSSPYPNLPGYVSILPNTFINPAAFGSGFLGASREPLTVAGTASFDPQQSAADDSQTADEPVNLRVDNLLPPENLVVERLRLRREFWELLQESYGARRRVGAPATHDTVYRRAMELAESELVAAFDLKQESTATRERYGNDSFGQGCLMARRLIERDVSVVEVSLSDGPGGLSWDSHADNFSTVQRLSERLDRSWSQLMLDLASSGLLEQTTIVWMGEFGRTPKINENAGRDHFPNAWTCVLAGAGIQGGSIVGATSSGGQEVTDRPVAAADFLATLCRAVGVDPDTENMAEDRRPIKLVEGVPLHEILA; encoded by the coding sequence ATGACGCAACCGAATCGTAGAGCGTGCCTGCAGACGATGTTAGCTCTTGGAGCCGGCGTGGGTGGAGCGGCGACTTGGCCCCATCGATTGGCCGCCAAGATGAAGTCCGCCAATACCGGTCGCAAGCTGATCGTATTGTGGATGCCGGGTGGACCATCACAGCTGGACACTTTTGACCTGAAGCCGGGTCACGAAAACGGGGGAGAATTTAAGGAATTGCAGACCAGCGTGCCTGGCATGCGATTCAGTGAACACCTCCCTCAATTGGCGAAGCAAGCAGAACACTTAGCCCTCGTGCGTAGCATGCAGACCAAGGAGGGAGACCACAGTCGTGGAACCTATCTCATCCGAACGGGACAACGCCCCGGTGCACCTCTTCGCTACCCATCGCTGCCTGCAGCCCTAGCCAAAGAGTTGTCGAGTCCTTATCCGAATTTGCCCGGCTACGTCAGCATCCTGCCCAACACCTTCATCAATCCTGCCGCCTTTGGCAGCGGCTTCCTCGGGGCATCGCGTGAACCGCTGACCGTCGCCGGCACGGCCAGTTTTGATCCTCAGCAATCAGCCGCCGATGATTCGCAGACGGCGGACGAACCGGTCAATCTACGTGTGGACAATTTACTGCCACCAGAGAACTTAGTCGTAGAACGCTTGCGGCTGCGGCGAGAGTTCTGGGAGTTATTGCAGGAGAGTTACGGTGCACGTCGCAGAGTCGGCGCGCCGGCGACCCACGACACGGTCTATCGCCGCGCGATGGAATTGGCCGAAAGCGAATTGGTGGCCGCATTCGACTTAAAGCAGGAATCGACTGCTACGCGCGAGCGGTATGGCAACGACAGCTTCGGTCAGGGATGCTTAATGGCCCGGCGTCTCATCGAACGCGATGTGTCCGTCGTGGAGGTCTCATTGAGTGATGGACCTGGTGGCTTGAGCTGGGATAGCCATGCGGATAATTTTAGTACCGTGCAGCGTTTAAGTGAACGACTCGATCGCTCTTGGAGCCAACTCATGCTCGATTTAGCGAGTAGCGGTCTCCTTGAGCAGACGACCATCGTGTGGATGGGAGAGTTTGGGCGGACTCCCAAAATCAACGAAAATGCAGGCCGCGACCACTTTCCCAATGCTTGGACTTGCGTCCTGGCAGGTGCTGGAATCCAAGGCGGATCCATCGTGGGTGCCACCAGCTCCGGTGGGCAAGAAGTCACCGATCGGCCAGTGGCTGCAGCAGACTTTCTGGCCACGCTGTGCCGCGCCGTGGGGGTCGATCCCGATACAGAGAATATGGCGGAAGATCGCCGCCCCATTAAGCTCGTTGAAGGCGTACCCTTGCACGAGATCTTGGCGTAA
- a CDS encoding FliO/MopB family protein → MRPTDLLVARDLGRPRLSPPVCAVIQVPGLLAVVVGCWLWGSLCPSRLFAQADFPGGSRSSIASSSGNLHGQEATPHAPPVGSPFPTAPGAGMRSRPAAGWTMRGSEDPQSEHSSPQAVGNASASDPYSHPSPRVVAASASQPVSAAAYSSVAPQETSDISTPAAPAGSAAAANESASAKRTPFSPSPRALGQVDSDSPGKSGSLISTMMSVGSSLLIVIGLFLGVAWCYRKTSNTALGGGLPKHVVKILGKTPIAPRQHLLLVRFGSKLVLVSMAQGEARTLSEITDPLEVDEIAGMCESSQPGSITNSFRSILSQGESV, encoded by the coding sequence ATGAGACCCACTGATCTCTTGGTCGCCCGTGACCTTGGCAGGCCTCGCCTGTCACCGCCAGTGTGCGCCGTGATCCAAGTGCCTGGACTGCTAGCGGTTGTCGTTGGCTGCTGGCTGTGGGGGAGCCTGTGTCCCAGTCGCCTGTTCGCTCAAGCCGACTTTCCCGGAGGCAGTCGCAGTAGTATTGCCAGTAGTAGTGGCAACTTGCATGGCCAGGAAGCTACACCGCACGCACCACCGGTCGGCTCTCCATTTCCGACTGCACCAGGTGCGGGGATGCGTTCCCGCCCGGCCGCTGGCTGGACGATGCGCGGCAGCGAAGATCCGCAGTCTGAGCATAGCTCGCCACAGGCAGTCGGCAATGCCTCCGCCAGCGACCCGTACTCTCATCCATCTCCTAGGGTGGTGGCCGCGAGTGCTTCCCAGCCCGTCAGTGCTGCGGCGTATTCGTCCGTGGCTCCCCAGGAAACGAGTGACATTTCCACCCCAGCAGCCCCCGCCGGTTCGGCTGCCGCTGCCAACGAATCTGCTTCGGCCAAGCGCACACCGTTCTCTCCGTCCCCCCGTGCCTTGGGACAGGTCGATTCCGATTCTCCCGGCAAGAGCGGGAGTCTTATTTCTACAATGATGTCGGTTGGCTCCAGTCTGCTGATTGTTATCGGGTTGTTCTTAGGGGTTGCTTGGTGTTACCGCAAAACCTCCAACACAGCACTCGGCGGCGGGTTGCCTAAGCATGTCGTCAAAATTCTTGGGAAAACCCCCATCGCACCTCGCCAGCATCTGTTGCTAGTCCGTTTTGGTTCCAAGCTGGTGCTCGTCAGCATGGCCCAAGGGGAAGCCCGCACGCTTAGTGAAATTACCGACCCGCTGGAAGTGGATGAGATTGCTGGGATGTGCGAGAGCAGTCAGCCGGGGAGTATTACCAACTCCTTTCGCAGCATCCTCAGCCAAGGGGAGTCTGTGTGA
- a CDS encoding EscU/YscU/HrcU family type III secretion system export apparatus switch protein encodes MSDSGGDKKHDASPHRRQQAREKGQVARSQDLGSALVLLLAVVLLGWTGPQLLESISDIMTASLTQENYWSLDAHSASGMLTAYTHRCVWSLLPLMSGICGIIIVNNLFQIGFLFLPDKLSLDWKRIDPMSGAKRLVALPNIAKLGFGLMKIALITGVMILGLWSKWDLILGAHAYTAGEIGRLVWTTTLDMCMRTAIVLLLLAVLDYGFQWWKFEQDIKMTDEEVREENKMMNGDPQVMARRRSIQRQMLMNRMSSTVPEADVVVTNPTELAIAIKFDHEKMAAPMVLAKGAGHVAARIRKLALESGVPVLERKPLAQALFKIVDIGETVPVDQYAAVAEVLRYVYQLQGKKLPQMKSAG; translated from the coding sequence GTGTCCGATTCCGGTGGTGACAAGAAACATGACGCGTCTCCCCATCGCCGCCAGCAAGCGCGCGAGAAAGGCCAGGTTGCGCGCAGCCAGGATCTGGGATCTGCCTTGGTGCTGCTGCTGGCCGTTGTACTCTTAGGCTGGACTGGTCCACAGTTGTTGGAGTCGATCTCCGACATCATGACCGCCAGTCTGACTCAAGAAAATTACTGGTCGCTGGATGCGCATTCCGCATCGGGTATGCTAACCGCGTACACGCACCGTTGCGTGTGGAGTTTGCTGCCGCTGATGTCTGGCATTTGCGGAATTATCATCGTCAACAACCTGTTTCAGATTGGCTTCCTATTCCTGCCCGACAAGCTGAGTTTGGATTGGAAACGGATCGATCCCATGTCCGGTGCGAAGCGATTGGTGGCACTGCCCAATATCGCAAAACTCGGTTTTGGCCTCATGAAGATCGCGCTTATCACTGGGGTCATGATCCTGGGGCTGTGGTCGAAGTGGGACTTGATTCTAGGGGCGCACGCCTACACTGCTGGGGAGATTGGGCGGCTAGTTTGGACCACCACCCTCGATATGTGCATGCGAACCGCTATTGTGCTCTTGTTGCTCGCTGTACTGGATTATGGATTTCAATGGTGGAAGTTTGAACAAGACATCAAGATGACCGACGAGGAAGTTCGCGAAGAGAACAAGATGATGAACGGCGATCCGCAAGTCATGGCGCGCCGTCGTAGTATTCAAAGACAGATGTTGATGAACCGTATGTCCAGCACGGTTCCCGAAGCGGATGTGGTCGTCACGAACCCCACCGAACTGGCGATTGCGATCAAGTTTGACCACGAAAAAATGGCCGCTCCCATGGTGCTTGCCAAGGGAGCGGGGCATGTGGCGGCTCGGATTCGTAAATTGGCACTTGAGTCGGGCGTGCCCGTTTTGGAACGCAAGCCTTTGGCACAAGCCCTCTTCAAAATTGTCGATATTGGGGAAACCGTGCCGGTCGATCAGTACGCGGCGGTGGCCGAAGTCTTGCGCTACGTCTATCAATTGCAAGGCAAGAAATTGCCGCAAATGAAATCTGCCGGATAG
- a CDS encoding ABC transporter permease: MTNVTAASGFSRFSCWWMIFRIALEERLAYRGDFALGTLMRFLPIITQIFLWWAVFESVGISGSTTGRLAGYTFPDMVAYYLLSMLGRAFSSMPGLASTVAKQIRDGEIKKFLIQPIDMVGFLFLGRAAHKVAYYTVSTLPFALVFFLCRGYFTAGWPPAETLVAFCLALLMAFALGYLLDLCIGLIGFWFLEVSSLLFVYMLLNFFLSGHMFPLDLLPEPWHTIVDYLPFKYLAYFPAAIFLGKVSPDELWQQLGVECLWLVGLILTARMLYARGLKRYSGYGG; encoded by the coding sequence ATGACCAATGTCACTGCCGCGAGTGGATTTAGCCGATTTAGTTGTTGGTGGATGATTTTTCGGATCGCGTTGGAAGAACGTTTGGCCTACCGCGGCGATTTCGCGCTAGGCACCTTGATGCGTTTTCTACCGATCATCACGCAGATCTTCTTGTGGTGGGCCGTGTTTGAGTCCGTCGGCATTAGTGGCTCGACTACCGGCCGGTTGGCCGGCTACACGTTTCCCGACATGGTTGCGTACTACCTTCTATCGATGCTCGGTCGTGCATTTTCGAGCATGCCTGGCTTAGCTTCAACGGTCGCCAAGCAGATACGCGATGGAGAGATCAAGAAATTCTTGATTCAACCGATCGATATGGTGGGCTTTCTCTTTCTCGGGCGAGCCGCACACAAAGTCGCCTACTATACCGTATCCACGCTCCCCTTCGCTTTGGTCTTCTTCCTCTGTCGGGGATATTTCACTGCGGGCTGGCCTCCCGCCGAAACGCTGGTGGCCTTCTGCCTCGCTTTGCTGATGGCTTTTGCACTCGGCTATTTGCTAGATTTATGCATCGGTTTGATCGGATTTTGGTTTCTCGAGGTCAGCTCACTGCTGTTCGTCTATATGCTGCTCAACTTCTTCCTATCCGGGCACATGTTCCCCTTAGACCTACTCCCCGAACCGTGGCACACGATCGTCGACTACTTACCATTCAAATATCTAGCCTATTTCCCAGCTGCAATTTTTCTTGGCAAGGTGAGTCCCGATGAGCTGTGGCAACAATTGGGAGTCGAATGCCTGTGGCTCGTCGGCCTAATCCTCACCGCCCGCATGTTGTACGCCCGGGGACTCAAACGCTACAGTGGATATGGAGGCTAA
- the ispF gene encoding 2-C-methyl-D-erythritol 2,4-cyclodiphosphate synthase, whose amino-acid sequence MNFDIRIGLGHDTHRLEAGGPLRLGGVDIDFAGHLVGHSDADVLLHAITDSLLGAANLGDIGEMFPDTDPALRGKDSGEMLAAAYARVQAEGWELCNLDCVVLAERPKLLPHREAICQRIAELLGVSPAAIAVKGKTGERSGEIGQGKIMQAICNCLIQRR is encoded by the coding sequence ATGAATTTTGACATCCGCATCGGGCTAGGGCATGACACGCATCGCTTGGAAGCAGGCGGGCCGCTCCGTTTGGGAGGCGTCGATATTGACTTTGCAGGACATTTAGTTGGGCACAGCGATGCCGACGTGCTCTTGCACGCGATTACAGACAGTTTGTTAGGCGCAGCCAACTTGGGAGATATTGGAGAAATGTTCCCTGATACCGATCCCGCCCTGCGCGGTAAGGACTCGGGGGAGATGCTGGCGGCCGCCTATGCACGCGTGCAAGCGGAGGGGTGGGAGTTGTGCAATCTGGATTGCGTGGTCTTGGCCGAACGTCCCAAGCTGTTGCCGCATCGGGAGGCCATTTGCCAACGCATCGCTGAGCTCCTCGGGGTCTCTCCGGCAGCCATTGCGGTGAAAGGCAAGACTGGGGAACGCAGTGGTGAGATTGGCCAGGGGAAGATCATGCAGGCCATCTGCAACTGCCTAATTCAGCGCCGCTGA
- the fliP gene encoding flagellar type III secretion system pore protein FliP (The bacterial flagellar biogenesis protein FliP forms a type III secretion system (T3SS)-type pore required for flagellar assembly.), with product MSRVALAACLFATLLLAQVQPVAAQNTFEQPAASGSQLSPSGSLFDRMTEAVQGDSVAGGLGEGASATAENFLLSGPEKWTSRDGLTSSLQIILLLTVLSLAPAILLMTTCYVRIIVVMGLLRQALGTGQLPPSQVITSISLFMTMFIMAPVWNEVYDKSIAPYTAPGSDMSVQAAWEAGITPVRTFMIRQIDMAGNDDDVLLFHNYNDPSGTLPESMEEFPLRVLLPAYMLSELKTAFLMGFQIFLPFLLIDLVVASVTISMGMMMLPPAMISLPFKLLLFVLIDGWHLVVEMLLSSFGTLA from the coding sequence ATGTCTCGCGTTGCACTGGCTGCATGCCTGTTCGCGACCCTGTTGTTGGCTCAAGTCCAACCTGTCGCAGCACAAAACACATTTGAACAGCCCGCTGCAAGTGGATCGCAATTGTCGCCCAGTGGCTCACTCTTTGATCGTATGACCGAAGCGGTGCAAGGGGACTCTGTGGCGGGAGGCTTGGGAGAAGGGGCGAGTGCGACGGCAGAAAATTTTCTACTCAGCGGACCCGAAAAATGGACTAGCCGTGATGGCCTGACCAGTAGCCTGCAAATTATCTTACTGTTGACGGTCCTGAGTCTAGCGCCAGCAATCCTGCTGATGACGACTTGCTATGTGCGCATTATTGTCGTGATGGGGTTGTTGCGGCAAGCGTTGGGGACGGGGCAACTCCCTCCGAGTCAAGTGATTACATCCATCTCGCTGTTCATGACGATGTTCATCATGGCGCCGGTTTGGAATGAAGTCTACGACAAATCAATCGCCCCCTACACGGCCCCTGGCTCAGACATGTCGGTCCAAGCCGCCTGGGAAGCAGGCATCACGCCGGTGCGTACCTTCATGATCCGGCAAATCGACATGGCGGGTAACGATGATGACGTGTTACTATTCCACAACTACAACGATCCGAGCGGGACGCTTCCCGAGAGTATGGAGGAGTTTCCTCTTCGCGTGCTGTTGCCGGCCTATATGCTCAGTGAATTGAAGACCGCATTTTTGATGGGGTTTCAGATCTTTCTCCCCTTCCTGTTGATCGATTTGGTCGTGGCCTCGGTAACGATATCCATGGGGATGATGATGCTGCCCCCCGCCATGATTTCCTTGCCCTTCAAGTTACTGCTGTTTGTGTTGATCGACGGTTGGCATCTAGTGGTGGAAATGTTGCTCAGCAGTTTCGGAACGTTGGCCTAA
- a CDS encoding ABC transporter ATP-binding protein yields the protein MAIIEIENLSKSYRVYQKQEGLMAAVRGLWHREYRDVHAVNDVNLSVEQGEFVAFLGPNGAGKTTTLKLLSGVIYPTSGTARVMGHVPWQRDNDYRRRFALVMGQKNQLWWDLPAQESFRLHQQIYRIDPADFRRTLDELADLLDVQKLLGRPVRELSLGERMKMELIAALLHSPEVLFLDEPTIGLDVVAQHNIQQFLRFYQAERKITILLTSHYMKDIAALCKRVVVITDGAIKFDGSLEGIIDSFSSTRLLKLQLAEGQSAEGLQRYAEVESVVLPKVTLRCQRSEVTKMLATILQQYEVVDISVEDPPLEEVITKLYQDSSAAPSISGTNKPSTEVASS from the coding sequence ATGGCCATTATTGAAATTGAAAATCTGTCAAAATCGTACCGTGTTTACCAGAAACAAGAAGGGCTGATGGCAGCCGTTCGTGGGCTGTGGCATCGTGAGTATCGCGATGTCCATGCGGTAAACGATGTCAATCTAAGTGTTGAGCAAGGGGAATTCGTCGCCTTCTTAGGCCCCAACGGTGCCGGAAAAACGACCACTCTAAAGCTGCTCTCGGGAGTCATCTATCCCACCAGTGGTACGGCGCGCGTGATGGGGCACGTCCCCTGGCAACGCGACAACGACTATCGCCGACGATTCGCACTGGTCATGGGGCAGAAGAACCAGCTTTGGTGGGATCTGCCCGCTCAGGAATCTTTCCGCCTACACCAGCAAATTTACCGAATTGATCCCGCCGATTTTCGCCGTACCCTCGATGAACTGGCCGACCTGCTCGACGTGCAAAAATTGCTGGGCCGACCGGTGCGTGAACTGTCCCTGGGCGAACGCATGAAGATGGAGCTGATCGCCGCCCTGCTCCACTCTCCCGAAGTTCTATTCCTGGATGAGCCAACCATCGGACTAGACGTGGTTGCACAACACAACATTCAGCAGTTCCTGCGCTTCTACCAAGCAGAACGCAAGATCACCATCCTGCTCACCAGCCACTACATGAAAGACATCGCTGCACTCTGCAAGCGAGTTGTAGTCATTACCGATGGTGCGATCAAATTTGATGGTTCCCTCGAGGGGATTATCGATAGTTTCAGTAGCACGCGTTTACTGAAACTGCAATTGGCCGAAGGGCAATCGGCCGAGGGGCTGCAGCGCTATGCCGAAGTGGAATCCGTGGTACTACCGAAAGTAACGCTTCGGTGCCAGCGGAGCGAGGTGACCAAGATGCTCGCAACCATCCTTCAGCAATATGAAGTGGTCGACATTTCCGTTGAAGATCCACCGCTGGAAGAAGTCATTACCAAACTCTATCAAGACTCCAGCGCCGCGCCGAGCATCTCGGGAACGAACAAGCCATCGACCGAGGTAGCTAGCTCATGA
- the fliQ gene encoding flagellar biosynthesis protein FliQ — MNPSDAVELVRTAVLNAMLIGSPLLVMGMLVGLVVSLLQALTQIQDQTLNAVPKIVAMILALVFCMPWIADRMIEYTTTTYQNIPLVISK, encoded by the coding sequence ATGAATCCTAGTGATGCTGTCGAACTGGTTCGAACCGCAGTGTTGAACGCCATGCTCATCGGCTCGCCCTTGCTCGTCATGGGAATGCTAGTAGGACTGGTGGTGAGCTTATTGCAGGCTCTCACTCAGATCCAAGACCAAACACTCAACGCCGTTCCCAAGATTGTCGCTATGATCCTGGCGCTCGTCTTTTGCATGCCCTGGATTGCCGATCGCATGATCGAGTACACGACCACGACCTACCAGAACATTCCGCTCGTGATTAGCAAATAG
- a CDS encoding flagellar biosynthetic protein FliR, whose amino-acid sequence MGDMLLSVLSQPLWIFISVLARISPPLMMAPPTRSSAVPVRVRGLIAVSAAALVTPVALSGAQPMPGDILNIALSLVGELLLGGVLGSILLLAITSLQIAGQAIGNLAGFDLATSIDPSSDEEMPVISNMLGWLAMVILLLMGGHRELMECCLESFTRYPVGSVVFEARWLEEFDSVLRHTFVIGIRAAAPLATALLLSNLITGLLARTLPQLNVLAIGFNINAMALLMLLFLAVGGVSWVYQTELSVWIDSCHRIVASSPS is encoded by the coding sequence ATGGGTGACATGTTACTTTCTGTGCTGAGTCAGCCCCTGTGGATTTTCATTAGTGTCCTGGCGCGGATCAGCCCGCCACTCATGATGGCTCCGCCCACTCGCTCCTCGGCTGTGCCTGTTCGTGTGCGAGGCTTAATTGCGGTGAGTGCGGCAGCGCTGGTCACTCCGGTCGCACTCAGTGGTGCGCAACCGATGCCAGGAGATATTCTGAACATCGCCCTCTCACTCGTCGGTGAATTACTCTTGGGAGGAGTGTTAGGCAGTATTTTGCTCTTGGCCATTACCAGTTTGCAGATTGCTGGGCAAGCTATTGGCAATTTGGCTGGATTTGATTTGGCCACTTCTATTGACCCCAGTTCTGACGAAGAAATGCCTGTCATTTCAAACATGCTGGGGTGGCTCGCAATGGTCATTTTGCTGTTGATGGGCGGACACCGCGAATTGATGGAGTGTTGCTTGGAGAGCTTTACGCGCTATCCCGTCGGATCAGTTGTGTTCGAGGCTCGTTGGTTAGAAGAGTTTGACAGTGTCTTGAGACATACCTTTGTGATTGGGATTCGCGCGGCAGCCCCCCTGGCGACGGCACTATTGCTTTCCAATCTGATTACTGGGCTTCTGGCGCGTACGCTACCGCAGCTAAACGTTCTAGCTATTGGTTTTAATATCAATGCCATGGCGTTGTTGATGTTGTTGTTTTTGGCCGTCGGCGGTGTGAGCTGGGTGTACCAAACCGAGTTGTCGGTGTGGATTGACAGTTGTCATCGCATTGTCGCCAGCTCTCCCTCCTAG
- the fliN gene encoding flagellar motor switch protein FliN, with the protein MDAPQPKPAESEAGQEAPPADAVASNASQLLEDAEAALGSIDSQNQPASSPSNASQAKPSSAAPFQLQDLVGTEGPPEKCSIDLLRDVDLDLKIELGRTQMLLEDVLQLRRGSVVTLDKLAGDPVDLFVNGRLVARGEILVLNDNFCVRVAELVGSDAVVE; encoded by the coding sequence ATGGACGCACCACAACCCAAACCGGCAGAGTCAGAGGCAGGACAAGAGGCTCCTCCAGCCGATGCGGTGGCCAGCAATGCGTCTCAGCTGTTGGAGGATGCGGAAGCTGCCCTGGGTTCGATTGATTCCCAAAATCAGCCAGCCTCAAGCCCGTCCAATGCCAGTCAGGCAAAACCCAGTAGTGCCGCCCCCTTCCAATTGCAGGATTTGGTCGGCACCGAAGGGCCGCCTGAGAAGTGCTCGATCGATCTTTTGCGCGACGTCGATCTCGATTTGAAGATTGAACTTGGTCGCACCCAAATGCTGCTCGAAGATGTATTGCAACTTCGCCGCGGTTCGGTGGTTACGCTCGACAAACTGGCGGGTGATCCCGTGGACCTGTTTGTGAACGGTCGCTTAGTTGCTCGAGGCGAGATCCTAGTACTCAATGATAACTTTTGCGTACGGGTGGCTGAACTTGTTGGCTCCGATGCAGTGGTTGAATAA
- a CDS encoding MFS transporter, which yields MESVQSNTPALQEQDPRPGLMVDRSFWGMTVTQFLGAFNDNLYKQLMLLLAVPVALAAANAGGGAGESSGDIQGWASLVFSLPFVLFSGFAGYLSDRYSKRPIIVLCKVAEIVIMLLGLLAFYFYGMFGTAGTWIVLFLMGVQSSFFGPGKYGILPELFRAKDLPRANAIILMTTFLAIIFGTVLAGTLKDVLAGEDGDLTNLWMGLVVCFVIAMLGTCSSLFIRRVPAAQPGMPFSIDSVAVSKDIYAVLKQDRVLLKALLVSSVFWLVSGIAVPTINRLGLELLQVNATSTSLLTASIGFGIILGALVASALCRKGWGDTAVSIGLWGICGSLIALGFWTQGDQHALGFTGSIIALVVMGIFAAIFSIPIQVFLQERPPLAVKGRMIATMNQANFVGIMISGPLYQVFEAIAGAFGWPICSVFLMMAVLVLPLAALYRLKSKQPT from the coding sequence ATGGAATCGGTCCAGTCGAATACGCCCGCCCTTCAAGAGCAAGACCCACGCCCAGGATTGATGGTGGATCGATCGTTTTGGGGCATGACGGTTACCCAATTCCTTGGGGCCTTCAATGACAACCTGTACAAGCAGTTGATGCTGCTACTGGCCGTACCCGTGGCACTTGCTGCAGCCAATGCTGGTGGTGGGGCAGGGGAGAGTAGCGGAGATATTCAAGGTTGGGCTTCTCTCGTCTTTTCGCTTCCGTTTGTACTGTTCAGCGGTTTTGCGGGGTATCTTTCCGATCGCTACAGCAAGCGTCCCATCATTGTGCTGTGCAAAGTGGCTGAGATCGTAATCATGCTGCTCGGTTTGCTGGCGTTCTATTTCTACGGGATGTTTGGTACCGCAGGGACGTGGATCGTACTGTTTCTGATGGGAGTCCAAAGTTCGTTTTTTGGACCTGGAAAGTACGGCATTTTGCCAGAGTTGTTTCGAGCGAAAGATCTACCTCGAGCCAACGCGATCATTCTCATGACGACCTTTCTGGCCATCATTTTCGGTACCGTTTTGGCCGGGACCTTGAAAGATGTGCTGGCCGGAGAAGATGGTGATCTGACGAATCTCTGGATGGGACTCGTTGTGTGTTTCGTGATTGCAATGCTAGGGACGTGCAGCTCTCTGTTTATTCGACGCGTTCCCGCGGCGCAACCGGGAATGCCGTTCAGTATCGATAGCGTGGCAGTTAGCAAGGATATCTACGCGGTCTTGAAGCAAGATCGAGTGCTGTTGAAGGCGCTATTGGTGTCCAGCGTGTTTTGGCTCGTCTCCGGAATCGCGGTACCAACCATCAATCGGTTGGGTTTGGAGTTGTTGCAAGTCAATGCGACGAGCACGAGCTTGCTGACCGCATCGATTGGCTTTGGGATAATTCTGGGAGCTCTGGTGGCCAGTGCGCTGTGTCGCAAAGGGTGGGGAGACACCGCTGTGTCTATCGGCCTGTGGGGGATCTGTGGGTCCTTGATCGCCCTCGGATTTTGGACTCAAGGGGATCAGCATGCCCTGGGGTTTACCGGTAGTATTATTGCGTTGGTGGTGATGGGGATTTTTGCCGCGATCTTCTCCATCCCAATTCAAGTCTTTCTGCAGGAGCGTCCACCCCTTGCGGTCAAGGGACGCATGATTGCCACCATGAACCAGGCGAATTTTGTGGGCATTATGATTTCAGGGCCTCTCTACCAGGTCTTCGAAGCCATCGCGGGAGCGTTCGGGTGGCCCATTTGCAGCGTGTTCCTAATGATGGCGGTGCTCGTCTTGCCACTGGCCGCCCTGTATCGCCTGAAGTCCAAACAGCCGACCTAA